A stretch of Schistocerca cancellata isolate TAMUIC-IGC-003103 chromosome 3, iqSchCanc2.1, whole genome shotgun sequence DNA encodes these proteins:
- the LOC126177052 gene encoding SH3 and multiple ankyrin repeat domains protein 1-like: MRTHLAVMSALLALAAAAPKASPGFLSSFLPPPPPPPERFEDYDYNDYGGGNGNGNGNGNGNGGGGGGNGGGGTDGALLGGYSYVDTNGHLQSVHYVSNGFRLLHTYPASEVKPQQPQLQHHKPAPPPPPPPPPPPTTTTTTTTPPPSQNGGGFSVNGIGGSSAGGGSFNGFGGSGSSFGSGGGAGGASGSGSGDVHSLNKFFYSFTDPTTFATANTGFPVQHNTYLAHSGYPVAPSNLYGYGYAPAAPAAVATAVPAPTAATYTAPAPITYTAHTYAAAAPAKITYTSAAPAKIASFAAAPAPVATYTAAAPAAVTTYTAPAPVATYTAAAAPATVTYTAPAPATFTYTAPAHPTTLTYAAAAPARIATYAAPAPVATYAAPAPLPYAATVLPGVQTQYHAQGELGQYTYGYVGQLSAKHEAGGGDGTVAGGYSYLDANGVVQTVKYLSDDLNGFRVAATNLPVAPSDHSRQQPPPQQPPQQQQQQPDQRPGDSGFVVPMSVTETPEVKAARRAHEAAHREAIARNMNMSD; encoded by the coding sequence GCTGTGATGAGCGCCCTGCTGGCGTTGGCTGCCGCCGCCCCTAAGGCCTCCCCAGGCTTCCTCTCCTCtttcctgccgccgccgccgcccccaccggAGCGGTTCGAGGACTACGACTACAACGACTACGGCGGCGGCAACGGCAACGGCAACGGCAACGGCAACGGCaatggcggcggtggcggcgggaaCGGCGGGGGCGGCACGGACGGCGCGCTGCTGGGCGGCTACTCGTACGTGGACACCAACGGCCACCTGCAGAGCGTGCACTACGTCAGCAACGGCTTCCGCCTGCTGCACACCTACCCCGCCTCGGAGGTGAAGCCGCAGCAGCCTCAGCTGCAGCACCACAAGCCGgccccgccgccgcctccgccaccaccaccaccgccgaccACGACCACCACGACCACTACCCCACCGCCCAGTCAGAACGGAGGCGGGTTCTCTGTGAACGGCATAGGAGGCTCCAGCGCCGGCGGCGGCAGCTTCAATGGTTTCGGCGGCTCTGGCAGCAGCTTCGGCAGTGGAGGCGGCGCCGGTGgcgccagcggcagcggcagcggagaCGTCCACTCGCTGAACAAGTTCTTCTACTCTTTTACTGACCCCACCACATTCGCCACGGCCAACACGGGCTTCCCCGTCCAGCACAACACGTACCTCGCGCACTCCGGCTACCCGGTGGCGCCGTCCAACCTGTACGGCTACGGGTACGCCCCTGCCGCCCCCGCGGCCGTCGCGACTGCCGTACCTGCGCCGACGGCTGCGACGTACACGGCTCCCGCGCCGATCACGTACACGGCCCACACGTACGCCGCCGCAGCGCCGGCGAAGATCACGTACACGTCCGCCGCGCCGGCCAAGATCGCCTCGTTCGCCGCGGCCCCGGCTCCAGTCGCCACGTacaccgccgccgcccccgccgccgtcaCGACGTACACCGCCCCAGCGCCGGTAGCGACGTACACGGCGGCCGCCGCTCCAGCTACGGTAACGTACACCGCCCCCGCGCCCGCGACCTTCACGTACACGGCCCCCGCGCACCCCACCACCCTCACGTACGCGGCGGCGGCTCCCGCCCGCATCGCGACGTACGCCGCTCCGGCGCCCGTAGCGACGTACGCGGCGCCAGCCCCCCTGCCGTACGCGGCGACAGTGCTGCCGGGGGTGCAGACGCAGTACCACGCGCAGGGCGAGCTCGGCCAGTACACGTACGGGTACGTCGGGCAGCTGTCGGCCAAGCACGAAGCGGGCGGCGGCGACGGCACCGTGGCCGGCGGCTACTCCTACCTGGACGCGAACGGCGTCGTGCAGACGGTCAAGTACCTGTCGGACGACCTGAACGGCTTCCGGGTGGCCGCCACCAACCTGCCCGTAGCGCCCTCCGACCACAGCCGCCAGCAGCCGCCCCCGCAACAGcctccgcagcagcagcagcagcagccggacCAGAGGCCCGGCGACTCCGGCTTCGTGGTGCCGATGTCGGTGACCGAGACGCCGGAGGTGAAGGCGGCACGCAGAGCTCACGAGGCGGCGCACCGAGAGGCCATCGCGAGGAACATGAACATGTCTGACTAG